ATGTGAGATTATATTTTCGGTACCGGAACAATCCCTTGGACTCCACtttttaatcattatttatgTGCATTTTTGTGTTTATTGAATGACTTGTTTTTTGTATTGATGATGGTGGGATAAATCACGTGAGAAACACCCATGTTGTGCTATGTGACTTATAGAGGGACCACCTGCCCTGTTAAATAAGGGGAACCTCTAGATTTGGCACCCAATCTTCTGGAAAGAGGAATGGTGCATTTTGGGAGGAGAGGGATAAGGTAGACTCATGTGTGAAGCATGACATCTTAATTTTTGACCTCTGCCTCACATAAATGCAGATTCTTTATCATTATCATCACACCATCAAACCTTATACCCTACACTTGTCACTCTCTCATCACTCATCTAATCAACTAACTTTCTTACTACCACTTCATGCTCTCatgaaaaattaagaataatttatattttttttttcttaattcattTATACATCTTTTAAGACTCACATTCTTATTATATAATGTAGTTTATTATAGCAAATTGTGTATTTAGATATAGCTTTTAAGACTCACATTCTCACCAACATGATATACTattgattaatatttttatcttttgaaaataaataaatattgttcgAGAGATTAAGAACATTTAATAGTGTAAATTAATgtaaatcttattttttaaatttcattgattttataagattgagttagacttaatattatttttaaatataatattaaagttatttaGAATCTATTAGATTAAAATATGATATCAGATATTATCAGAttacacataaataaatatacaaattcTTCCACTTTTTAAtagatatttataattaattttgcaAAGAAAGTACAAACTTTTATCTTACTATTTATGGGGTTATTAGGGTACAACCTTTCATACCTTTGGGTTTGTTCTTCTCCTTCTCtcaactttctttttttaaagCATTCTCCATAATGACCCTATGCTTCTTTAATGGATAAAAAAATGCACATTATTcttttcatttaaaagaaaaacatgtcTTCGAGAcgttgattaaaaaatattttctttcaaagtgtaAAGATTTCCCAAGTACATTATATGGGTCTCACCAGAATacttttcattaaaataattattttttttatcaatttgcTTTAAACACTTAATTATATTTGGACAGTTTCAAACTAATGATGCTGGTTGTTATAGAGTTACTAGGATTCGCGTTTATAATTATGTAATAATTCTGAAGAtcacattttatatataattataagttATTTATAATGACAAAAAATAACACGATGGTCTAAATCTATGTACAGAGATACTGATACTGATCCAAGATAGTTTAAATCTATGTACAAAGATACTAATACTGATCCAACATGAAtacaaaaatatgtataatttctaaaatataggaTAAAAAACATAACTCtatatattacataattattaattatataaattgataataaagatttacgTGCATAAGTATGTTTCAATATTGTTTTTAAGTAGAAAGAcaattcaaaatgatttgtttcttgctttttgtaataataataaaaatttatacaataaatttgaatttttaaaaaatgaatgttttatctattttaaaattgtgttagaatcgtactaaaattgtcataaatttaataaatattttttaaattggatgCTTCACTGATAGGGATCCTACAAATGTGATGCAAGTATCGGTGTCTAATACATATATCCGACACGAATACCATTTAAGAGACGTGTCCAAGCTTTATAGGTCTAAGCAACTAGATAGctagaaaaaattaatttattttgactAAATGAAAATGCTAAATATTTAATATGACGTCACATGATGACATGCACACGACAAAGGAATTTCATTGGTTAGTAGTAAAAAAGTTTGATGGGAAAATGAATGGTGGATACTAAATTCCATGCGTGAAAGTGCGTGCTACGGGGTTGCACTCTACGTTACAGAATGCACCTCTTGCGTTTCAACTTCTCCAAGATTCAGGTATGCACGATGAACGTACCACGTACGCGAGCCTTCACCACTTTCCCTGTACCTCACTCACACAAGAGTACTCCCTTTTCAAATTCGCAACGCGCTAAAACGCAAAGCCTTAATTAAAACGCCTTCATATCCGTGGGAGTGTCTGTGAAAGTGTCGTCTTATCTCGTATAGGCGCTGCTTATTTTGTCGTCATTAATTTAACGGCAACCCCTCTTTTTCCGTTAAAAATAACagtgtgaaaaaaaattatattgttttaatgtgtgaaaaaatatttaattgtcaCTATAATTTTGAGAACCCAAAACGGTAACAAATATGTATTGGGTAATAATTGTACTCAAATGGAATTAAATAATCAATCATGAATTTTCATGAGACTGAAACGTTTCCTATAAATGATTTCTAAAATAAGTtgaaaattaaacttttttgagtttttgcattaaaaatatttagtatttaaaatttaaggTCTGAGAAGTAAATATATTACGAGTAATTCTTCGACTTAATAAAGAGAATAAAAGGGAGATAAATATTATGCAAatagatatataaaaaaatgatgaatACAAACGAAGTATAGAAAAATAGGTATTTATATTGATTGTGGTTGGAATATGATTATGATTGGAGTACCTACCTTTTTAATTATCTTTCCCGCAATTAAAGAAATGAATTTCAGTGAAAGATGGATGAACATATTTATGAGCATTTGATGATCATTGCAAACGAAACAGAACAACATTTGATTCtgtggtaaaaaaaaaaaaacatcatcagAATTAGTATCCTTATATAAGTATTGTCGTTTGTGAGAAACTTTGttttaatgtttataaaatGAGTTTGGAGCAGTTACAAGATGAAGGAAATCCGTTATAGAACATCAGCAACCCAGAGGAGCAGTTAATGAGTGTGAGAGAGATGTGGTTATAAGCATGGTTTTGGAGTCTAAAGAAACGGCGCAAAAGGAGAGAGTTGTTAGTGAGATAATGAGCGAAAGAAAAGGGTTTTTGAGTGAGTGAATGAATGAAAAGAAGAGGGTAGAAAGaaacaagaagaaaaaccagaaaGAGGATGTGGGTGGTTAACTGTTTATGTGTTGCTTTAGCGACAAAATAGAAAAGaagagagagtgagagagaaaagaaggaagcaaaagagaagaaagaaagaaaagaacagagagagagagagtgagggAAGACAGCTGTGGAAGGAGGGTTGTGGTCCCCATTACAAAATCTTTCTTCTCCCGCCTTCCCGCTTCTTGAATCCTTctcatctcttcttcttcttcttcttcttcttcttctctcagAGACTAATGTGGTGGTGCTACCTCTCTGGACATGGACATGGACACCCCAGAGAGGAACCAGATCAGTGCTACCCTCACCAAGTTTGAGGTTTGCTTCCACTTTCACACTCTTCAATTTCATGTCTCTTCTGGGTGTTGTCAACAACTTTCTTTCTCTGCTCCTTTTATGCATGCCTCTATTCACCACTTTGTTTCTTCTCCATTTTCGTTTCAACCCTCTCTCCATCTTAGCCAAATATATTCTCTTTGTATGTTCAAGTCATGGTCCCAGTTCTTTCCGTGGCAAAGTTTCTCTCTTTCGAAGCAAATCTTGCCAATTGTTTCACTTCTCTAGATCTCTCTTCAACTTCAATTTTAGAGGCCGTTTTTTCAGTTTGTTCTACTATTTTATTCTCTTCTTCTTCGGGCTCAAAACCTTTTGCTGATACAAGACTATACTTTGCGGGTTGCTACATACTCTTTTGTTAACAAGTTTTTGTACTTGTTTGTATCAAATTGAGAAAATTCCACACGagcttcttttcttttcttttctttattttttgcaTTTGCATAACAGCCAGTTAATTCGCTAAAACTGGATTTGACTGCCTCTAAATTTTTAAGATTAATGTTTCACCACAGACTTGTTGAGCAGTTTCTACAAACTGTTACGTACATTCTTGTAATGTTTTATAATGTTCAACGAGTAATCATTGTCAGATCTGGTCTGTTAACAATGATTtgtaaattatttatgttttgttgTAGTTTTTGGCAAATTATGAAAAGAttttcaccattttttttttcttttggtagCTCAAGTTACTCTATTCCTGTGTGTGTATATAAGATTATCCTTTGAGtatgtttttttaacctttggtATATGCAGGATTCACCTGTTTTCAATTATATCAACAGTTTGTCTCCTATAAAGCCCGTTAAGTCTGTTCCCATCAGTCAAACTTTCAATTCACTGAGCTTTTCGTCTCCTCCATCCGTTTTCACATCACCCCACGTCAGCTGTCTCAAGGAATCTAGATTCCTCAGAAGGTAAATTTTGAAactttctgatttttttttaatgttatttcttgttcttttgTATCATTGAGTTATCTATTTAGTAACCCAATTGTTCATCTTTAGACATATCCCATTGGGCACATCAAAGCCTAAGGTTTCTTCTGAAGATGCAAGTAAAGTTCACACAACAAGTGAAGAGACTCTTACAGATTCTACACGTCATAACTCGAGTGAATTGCAGGAAAACACTGATAAAGGGATTTCTGTAGAAGATGCTTCGATTGAGCACATAAAATTCTCAGTTGAGCCACAGCAAACTCTAAAATATAGCAGTTGTGGTAGCCCTGGCTATGATCCCCCACTTTGTGGTGATGAGGGTAACACCCTTTTGGAACTGCCCGATGAGGCAGCAGCAGATGAAACTGATTCAAGTGAAGGGCATCTTCAGAAAATGTGTCAGATGGAGCCAAAGAGTGAAGATCCAGAGTGTTATTGGGATAGTTTAGTTCCTGATGGCCCTGATATGCTGATTTTTAATTCCCCAGGTGAAGCAGAAGCTTTTAAGGGTCTGATGCACAAACCTTTGGACTCTTCTATACGGCTGAGCGATGTTATGTCTGTGCTGCCAATTTCTACCATCCATAATGGTAGGAAAATGTACTTTGTTGATTCGGTTGCTTCAGGTTCTGAACATGAAATTGGAGATCACTGTTTTGAGCCAACTACAACAGCCATGGACACAGACCAAACACAGGATAATCTTGCCGATGTCGTCTTGGTGACTAGCAATTCTAATGAGAACGCTAATGATCAGGTAGGCATGTGAAATCTGTCAGTGATAAGACATGGTTTTCTAGGCTCTGTTGCATTGATTTTGGTATGAAACATGTATATCAGTAAAAAACATTCAACTGTAAAATGATGCATTGTTTCCACATTTTTATTGTATGGTTGCTTATTATTGTTGGTTTGATGGGTTTGGCACTCTGTGTTTGGTTTACTTCTGTTTGTTTGTTGACAAGACTGAGTTTAGTTGTTAGACTTTTGTGTCTTGTTTTGAGAATGTGTTCTTTTGGAGGGTTAATGTAATTGTATAAAATGGTTGGGGGATAAGAAGCTTTGTGTAAGGGTTGGACACTCTGAATTGCCtcattttattgtattttttctttgctgataaaaaaaattgttggttTCTGTGGCTTGTGTTGAAGTAACATTTCTAATTTATTACTGTGGTTGTAGCCAATCAGTGCTTTATTGTAATTACATCGCAGCAATATTAAATGCATTTTTGTTTCAATTAGTATATGCTTGAGTAAAGAACCATGGTAATGGGTAATTTTGTATTCATTTTGTGGCTTTGTCTTCTTTCTACTTGTTCATAACTGTATGTAACAAATTAATCTATAAGCACTCTTGGGTGGTTTTGGTTTCAGCTTGTTTCTGTCACTCATCGTGCCATAAGGAGGCGTTGTCTAGACTTTGAGATGGCCAATGTACAAAGGAAGAACTCTGAAGATAATTCAAACGCTGGTTCAAGTACATCCAATGAAAAGCAACTGCATCCAGCAAAACTCAATGGGAATTTTCAGAGGGGAATTTTGCAGGGAATTGGTTTACACCTGAATGCACTTGCTGCCTTAAAAGAATACAAGGGCATACAAATTGAAAATTTGTCTTCTGGCACTTTGCAAATCTCTACAAGCATAGAACATCAGCATCTATCGTTGGTACCTGTCTCATCTGAAAGAGAGTTGGATTCATCAGACAATGGGCTTCAGCCTGCTGAAGATTGTTCCCAGCCATCGGTTTACATGGCTGGTGAAGACTTCAATAAGAATAGTAGCCCCAGAAAGAAAAAGCAAGTGCAGTTTTTTATTAACTGTGCATccatttttttgaatttttcctTCATTAGTCTCATACCAAGTTTGATTTGCAGGCGTAAGGTGGAGACACCTGGAGAAACTGAGGGCTGTAAACGCTGCAATTGCAAGAAGTCAAAGTGTTTGAAGCTGTAAGTTTGAAAAGAATGTTGTTAATCTTCATTTTGTGATTCAGATCTATGAGATTCAGATCTATGAGGTTcggacacttctcttaaatggtgtgtccgTATCATACATACGTGTTGGACAACCAACACTGACAAATTCAAAAATGTTTATTggattaattttctaaaaacttatttattatgattataaaaataaagaacaaattattttgaatcagtgatgaaaaacatctttctactAAAAACATGAAACATACTTATAAAAtctgtcaatttatataattcataattatatactCTATATATAATCTGTATTCGTGTCGTGTGTATGATACGTAGTACAGAATATTGGTTAATGTCTTAACGTTAGACACAAGCGTTTTCTTGCAGTTATTATAAAGTTTTCATTGCATGAAAGCTTGAGAACCAAGAAAGGGAAAGAAAATGACCTCActatatttgaaattttgaaactgACCttattttccttctcttttttgtATCAGTTACTGCGAGTGCTTTGCTGCTGGTGTCTACTGCATAGAACCCTGCTCCTGTCAGGATTGCTTCAACAAACCTATTCATGAAGACACAGTTCTTCAAACTCGCAAGCAGATTGAATCTCGTAATCCTCTTGCATTTGCTCCTAAAGTCATCAGAAGTTCTGATTCTGTTCCTGAAATTGGGGTTAGAAAATAAACTTAACTCGGTTTTTCACTTGTACAATTTAAACCACCTTTTAAAGGGTGTTCATTATTATCTTCTTGCAGGATGATCCAAACAAAACTCCAGCTTCAGCACGACACAAAAGAGGATGCAACTGCAAAAAATCAAGCTGCCTAAAgaaatattgtgaatgttatCAGGTTTGCACCCTTCTCCATCATTCCATCCTGTGTATGCTTTCAGTTCCAGTTATAATATGAATTACAAATGGTATTTTTCATTTGCAGGGTGGTGTCGGTTGCTCCATTAGCTGTAGATGTGAAGGGTGCAAGAATGCTTTCGGCAGAAAAGATGGTAGGTTTTCAATCAGGATCATCGAATTGGCTATCAATTTAATCAATTAGACGTGTCTTCAGCATTTCGATGGTTTTCTACGAGACTTGGACATTCTTCTTAAATGTCAGATACACGTATTCAACACTGACTCGTAGGATATATATAGATTGAAgtgtctaatttaaaaaaatatttgttgaatttctgacaattttaACACTGTtcatgtcctacattttagaaattatacgtaTATCCGTGTCTATTTCGTATCAGTATTGTATCTGTGTTACTATTTGCTGACATTACTGTAATTAATTGACATGTTATGATTTGACACAATTCCTTAATATTTTTGGTTCAGGTTCTGCTCCTGTAGGCATAGAAACTGACTCAGAAGAGATAGAAGCAACTGAGAAGGGTGTGGCAGAAAGAGCTTCACACAAAACTGAAATTCAGAACACTGAAGATCATCCTGATTCTGCTACTGTGTCAACACCATTACGATTTTCCAGGTTTGATATGATCACTTTTTTTCAGTTGAGATGATGAACAAAAGCAATATCCCTTATTGATTGATGTTATTCCATTTCCATGGCACAGGCCATTGCTTCCATTGCCCTTTTCATCAAAGGGAAAGGCACCAATATCCTTTGTTACCACCATCTCAGGCTCTGCATTATTTTCCAGCCAAAAGCTTGGGAAACCAAACTCTCTTTGGTCTCAATCTAAGCATTTTCAAACTGCCCCAGATGAAGAAATGGCAGATATTCTCCTAGGTGATACCTCTCCTATCACATGCATCAAAACTTCTTCTCCAAATGGCAAGAGAATCTCCTCTCCCAGCTGTGACTTGGGATCATCACCTAGTCGCAGAGGTGGAAGAAAGTTGATATTACAATCCATTCCTTCATTTCCTTCTCTCACCCCTCACCCTTAGAATGTTCTTTTTTTGGTTCTAAGTTAGTTCCCCACTTCCTTGTTACTCATGGTTTTAGTTTGTTGCAATAGAAGCCACGCCTTAGGTTTTTATGTATATTGAGCTCCCTTTTACTTTGGTAATAATATGTTGCATTCCTTCCATAATGTACTATTTAAGTAATAGTTATAATCATTCCCTTTCGGTTATGATTTTGGCCATTTCTTCCTAGTGGCCACTGTTAGAGGATTCATCTTAATATAAGCTGTTGATTTGTCCCAGAAAGTGAATTGTAACTTCATCAACCAAACAAGATATATAGTTTTTAAGCAACACTGACAGAGAAATCAATCCGTTCCAAGCTATCTAACACAATCACTAATATACACACTAATATGGACATTGATACGATACAAACACAAACAtatgtataatatttaaaatgtaggCACAGGatacgaatctatatattacatacttatgaattatataaattgacaataaaaatttatgtgcacgagtatattttaattttttttagcagATAATGTATTTCTcttgtttaaaattgtgttagaatcgtaCTATAATGgttagaaatccaacaaatgTTTTTTGAATTGGATACGTGTCCTAGGAATGTTATACGAATGTCAGTGTTTGATATGTGTCCGATACAGAAACGctatttaagagaagtgtccgAA
The sequence above is a segment of the Phaseolus vulgaris cultivar G19833 chromosome 2, P. vulgaris v2.0, whole genome shotgun sequence genome. Coding sequences within it:
- the LOC137810366 gene encoding protein tesmin/TSO1-like CXC 2, translated to MDMDTPERNQISATLTKFEDSPVFNYINSLSPIKPVKSVPISQTFNSLSFSSPPSVFTSPHVSCLKESRFLRRHIPLGTSKPKVSSEDASKVHTTSEETLTDSTRHNSSELQENTDKGISVEDASIEHIKFSVEPQQTLKYSSCGSPGYDPPLCGDEGNTLLELPDEAAADETDSSEGHLQKMCQMEPKSEDPECYWDSLVPDGPDMLIFNSPGEAEAFKGLMHKPLDSSIRLSDVMSVLPISTIHNGRKMYFVDSVASGSEHEIGDHCFEPTTTAMDTDQTQDNLADVVLVTSNSNENANDQLVSVTHRAIRRRCLDFEMANVQRKNSEDNSNAGSSTSNEKQLHPAKLNGNFQRGILQGIGLHLNALAALKEYKGIQIENLSSGTLQISTSIEHQHLSLVPVSSERELDSSDNGLQPAEDCSQPSVYMAGEDFNKNSSPRKKKRKVETPGETEGCKRCNCKKSKCLKLYCECFAAGVYCIEPCSCQDCFNKPIHEDTVLQTRKQIESRNPLAFAPKVIRSSDSVPEIGDDPNKTPASARHKRGCNCKKSSCLKKYCECYQGGVGCSISCRCEGCKNAFGRKDGSAPVGIETDSEEIEATEKGVAERASHKTEIQNTEDHPDSATVSTPLRFSRPLLPLPFSSKGKAPISFVTTISGSALFSSQKLGKPNSLWSQSKHFQTAPDEEMADILLGDTSPITCIKTSSPNGKRISSPSCDLGSSPSRRGGRKLILQSIPSFPSLTPHP